A single window of Usitatibacter rugosus DNA harbors:
- a CDS encoding ABC transporter ATP-binding protein: MNAQSESERQEAAHLAQRAVIVKAERLTKQVATPDHTLVIVREASLEVHAGEAVAILGASGSGKSTLLGLLAGLDVPSSGRVWIDGEDLFALDEDGRARLRGRMVGFVFQSFQLLPALTALENVMLPLELAGGTDAKARAAGVLGEVGLGDRLGHYPRQLSGGEQQRVAVARAFVTQPKLLFADEPTGNLDSVTGDHVIELLFQMNRERGTTLVLVTHDEHLAERCARRIRIASGVVQE; encoded by the coding sequence ATGAACGCACAGAGCGAGAGCGAACGTCAGGAAGCCGCGCACTTGGCGCAGCGCGCGGTCATTGTGAAGGCGGAGCGCCTCACGAAACAAGTCGCGACGCCCGACCATACACTGGTCATCGTCCGCGAGGCGAGCCTGGAGGTGCATGCCGGCGAGGCCGTGGCCATCCTCGGCGCCTCCGGTTCGGGTAAATCCACCCTGCTGGGATTGCTGGCCGGCCTCGACGTTCCCTCCAGCGGCCGCGTGTGGATCGACGGCGAGGACCTCTTCGCCCTGGACGAGGACGGCCGGGCGCGCCTTCGCGGCCGCATGGTGGGCTTCGTCTTCCAGTCGTTCCAGCTCCTGCCCGCGCTCACGGCGCTCGAGAACGTGATGCTCCCGCTGGAGCTCGCGGGCGGCACCGATGCGAAGGCCCGCGCCGCGGGCGTGCTGGGCGAGGTGGGGCTGGGCGATCGCCTGGGCCACTACCCGCGGCAACTCTCCGGGGGCGAGCAACAGCGTGTCGCGGTGGCCCGCGCTTTCGTGACGCAGCCCAAGCTCCTCTTCGCCGACGAGCCTACGGGCAACCTCGATTCGGTGACGGGCGACCACGTGATCGAGCTGCTCTTCCAGATGAATCGCGAACGCGGCACGACGCTCGTGCTCGTCACGCACGATGAGCATCTTGCGGAGCGCTGCGCGCGGAGGATTCGTATCGCGTCAGGCGTGGTGCAGGAGTGA
- a CDS encoding arylesterase: MRSFLLALLTGFLVFTAGPAAAAEANVLVFGDSLSAAYGLSTTTQGWPALLEKRLEQRALPWKVVNASVSGETTAGGLRRLPEDLKRHQPRVVVIALGANDGLRGQPIAAARANLEQMIRLARSAKADPVLVGLMLPPNYGIDYTDQFRAMYADIAKRMKVPLVPFLLEGIAENRDFFQADQLHPTAAAQPRILDNVWAVLGPILSKKPS; encoded by the coding sequence GTGCGTTCATTCCTTCTCGCCCTCCTGACGGGCTTCCTCGTGTTCACCGCCGGCCCGGCCGCCGCGGCGGAGGCCAACGTGCTCGTCTTCGGGGACAGCCTCTCGGCCGCCTACGGGCTTTCCACCACCACGCAGGGCTGGCCGGCCCTGCTCGAGAAACGCCTCGAGCAACGCGCCCTGCCCTGGAAGGTGGTCAATGCGAGCGTCTCCGGCGAAACCACCGCCGGGGGCCTGCGGCGCCTGCCGGAGGACCTGAAGCGGCATCAACCTCGGGTGGTGGTGATCGCGCTCGGCGCCAACGACGGGCTGAGGGGACAACCGATCGCCGCCGCGCGCGCCAACCTGGAGCAGATGATCCGCCTGGCACGCTCGGCGAAGGCCGATCCCGTGCTCGTCGGGCTCATGCTGCCCCCGAATTATGGCATCGATTACACGGACCAGTTCCGTGCCATGTACGCCGATATTGCGAAGCGCATGAAGGTCCCGCTGGTTCCGTTCCTCCTCGAAGGGATCGCGGAGAACCGCGACTTCTTCCAGGCCGACCAGCTGCATCCGACCGCGGCCGCGCAGCCTCGCATCCTCGACAACGTGTGGGCCGTGCTCGGGCCGATCCTCTCGAAGAAGCCTTCGTGA
- the mnmH gene encoding tRNA 2-selenouridine(34) synthase MnmH produces MTELPFVRERPPGTIETPLSLDRLGEFDALIDARSPSEYAEDHLPGAINCPTLDDAERVLVGTAYKQQGAFEAKRIGAPLVARNIARHVEGLFADKPREWKPLVYCWRGGARSGSLAHVMRQVGWDVMRLEGGYKAFRRQVVSELDVLPARFRFEVVCGATGSGKSRLLEALAQTPAQVLDLELLAAHRGSLLGDLPDEPQPTQKAFETAIWSALSRFDATRPVFVEAESKKVGNLRVPDVLMDRMRQGDCFRVETGREGRIALLLEDYAHLIARPALLVEKIDCLKPLHGVERIEGWKARIAAGDWRTLVTDLLDEHYDPAYRKSMYRNYVGAAQATPVTVEDISRDGFLRIAEGISAKLA; encoded by the coding sequence GTGACCGAGCTGCCTTTCGTCCGCGAGCGCCCGCCCGGGACGATCGAAACGCCGCTGTCCCTCGACCGCCTGGGAGAGTTCGACGCCCTCATCGACGCGCGCAGCCCCTCGGAGTACGCCGAGGACCACCTGCCCGGCGCGATCAACTGCCCCACGCTGGACGACGCCGAGCGCGTGCTCGTGGGCACCGCGTACAAGCAGCAAGGCGCCTTCGAGGCCAAGCGCATCGGAGCCCCGCTGGTCGCGCGCAACATCGCCCGCCACGTGGAGGGGTTATTCGCCGACAAACCCCGCGAATGGAAGCCGCTCGTCTACTGCTGGCGGGGCGGCGCCCGATCGGGCTCGCTCGCCCATGTGATGCGCCAGGTCGGGTGGGACGTGATGCGCCTGGAAGGCGGCTACAAGGCGTTTCGCCGGCAGGTCGTCTCCGAGCTGGACGTGCTGCCCGCGCGCTTTCGCTTCGAGGTGGTCTGCGGCGCGACCGGCTCGGGCAAGAGCCGGCTGCTGGAGGCGCTCGCCCAGACGCCCGCCCAAGTGCTCGACCTCGAGCTCCTGGCCGCCCACCGCGGCTCGTTGCTGGGCGACCTGCCCGACGAGCCCCAGCCCACGCAGAAGGCCTTCGAGACGGCGATCTGGAGCGCCCTCTCCCGCTTCGATGCCACGCGCCCGGTCTTCGTCGAGGCCGAGAGCAAGAAGGTCGGCAACCTGCGCGTGCCCGACGTGCTGATGGACCGCATGCGCCAGGGCGACTGCTTCCGAGTGGAGACCGGTCGCGAGGGCCGAATCGCGCTGCTCCTGGAGGACTACGCCCACCTCATCGCGCGCCCGGCCCTGCTCGTGGAGAAGATCGACTGCCTGAAGCCCCTGCACGGCGTCGAGCGGATCGAGGGCTGGAAGGCGCGGATCGCCGCGGGGGACTGGAGGACGCTTGTCACCGACCTGCTGGACGAGCACTACGACCCGGCGTACCGCAAGTCCATGTACCGCAACTACGTGGGAGCCGCGCAGGCCACGCCTGTAACCGTGGAAGACATCTCCCGCGACGGTTTCCTGCGGATCGCAGAGGGGATTTCGGCTAAACTCGCTTGA
- a CDS encoding serine/threonine protein kinase, whose product MSDRPHKIGKYSILSELGQGASAVVYLAEDPFNDRKVAVKLAKSDADMGEEEANRFEKLFLNEASLAGKLNHPNIVGVFDAVVEGDQRYIVMEYVTGGSLKKYCTETNLLPVRQAVLVIFKMCRALDYAFQNGVIHRDIKPANILLSDRDDIKISDFGTAKISHATHTQIDGFLGSPAYMSPEQINEEGPSVQSDIYSLGVVMYELLTGKLPFRAENSVAMINKILNEDPVPIMQLRPDLPDKLVEIVQKAMHKDPKVRYASWFEMATDLANTFPQLERYSHEISSTEKFNKLRSLPFFREFRDAELWEVLRGAVWESHGRDENLLVEGEIGQAFFIVVGGQVKVVKDGKLLNVLKEGDCFGEMAYLSGDRARRSASIISVSEVHLLKIQATQLESLSDGCQLRFNREFLRTLIERLTWTSSVLAQFRR is encoded by the coding sequence GTGTCCGACCGCCCTCACAAGATCGGCAAGTACAGCATCCTCTCGGAGCTCGGGCAGGGTGCGTCGGCCGTCGTGTACCTCGCCGAGGACCCGTTCAACGACCGCAAGGTCGCGGTCAAGCTCGCGAAGAGCGATGCGGACATGGGCGAGGAAGAGGCGAACCGCTTCGAGAAGCTGTTCCTGAACGAAGCCTCGCTCGCCGGCAAGCTGAACCACCCCAACATCGTCGGCGTGTTCGACGCGGTCGTCGAAGGCGACCAGCGCTACATCGTGATGGAGTACGTCACGGGGGGCTCGCTCAAGAAGTACTGCACGGAAACCAACCTGCTCCCGGTGCGCCAGGCCGTGCTGGTGATCTTCAAGATGTGCCGCGCGCTCGACTACGCCTTCCAGAACGGCGTGATCCACCGCGACATCAAGCCCGCCAACATCCTGTTGAGCGACCGCGACGACATCAAGATCAGCGACTTCGGCACCGCCAAGATCTCGCATGCCACGCACACGCAGATCGACGGCTTCCTCGGCTCGCCGGCGTACATGTCGCCCGAGCAGATCAACGAGGAAGGCCCCAGCGTCCAGTCCGACATCTACTCGCTGGGTGTCGTGATGTACGAGCTGCTCACCGGCAAGCTCCCGTTCCGCGCCGAGAACTCGGTCGCGATGATCAACAAGATCCTGAACGAGGACCCGGTGCCGATCATGCAACTGCGGCCGGACCTCCCCGACAAGCTGGTCGAGATCGTGCAGAAGGCCATGCACAAGGACCCGAAGGTGAGGTACGCCTCGTGGTTCGAGATGGCCACGGACCTTGCCAACACCTTCCCGCAGCTCGAGCGCTACTCGCACGAGATCAGCTCGACGGAGAAATTCAACAAGCTGCGCTCGCTGCCCTTCTTCCGCGAGTTCCGGGATGCGGAGCTCTGGGAGGTCCTGCGAGGCGCGGTGTGGGAAAGCCACGGGCGCGACGAGAACCTGCTGGTCGAAGGCGAGATCGGCCAGGCGTTCTTCATCGTGGTCGGCGGCCAGGTGAAAGTGGTCAAGGACGGCAAGCTCCTGAACGTCCTCAAGGAAGGCGACTGCTTCGGCGAGATGGCCTACCTCTCGGGCGATCGCGCCCGGCGCTCGGCCTCGATCATCTCCGTCTCCGAAGTGCACCTGCTGAAGATCCAGGCCACCCAGTTGGAGTCGCTCTCGGATGGCTGCCAGCTGCGCTTCAACCGCGAGTTCCTGCGCACGCTGATCGAACGCCTCACGTGGACCTCCTCGGTCCTCGCGCAATTCCGCCGCTAG
- the ispF gene encoding 2-C-methyl-D-erythritol 2,4-cyclodiphosphate synthase produces the protein MRIGQGFDVHPLVAGRKLIIGGVEIPHDKGLLGHSDADVLLHALCDALLGAASLGDIGKHFPDSDPRYKGADSRELLRAVASLVSSRGYRVENVDATIIAEAPRMAPHIGQMCLNIAADLNLQPDQVNVKATTTEKLGFTGRGEGIAAQAICLLA, from the coding sequence ATGCGCATCGGACAGGGCTTCGACGTCCACCCGCTGGTCGCGGGCCGCAAGCTCATCATCGGCGGCGTGGAGATTCCCCACGACAAGGGCCTGCTCGGCCACAGCGATGCGGACGTGCTGCTGCACGCCCTCTGCGATGCGCTCCTTGGCGCTGCGTCGCTGGGCGACATCGGCAAGCACTTCCCCGATTCCGATCCACGCTACAAGGGCGCGGATTCGCGCGAACTGTTGCGCGCGGTCGCTTCGCTCGTTTCCTCGAGGGGTTACCGCGTCGAGAACGTGGACGCGACGATCATCGCCGAGGCGCCGCGCATGGCGCCGCACATCGGCCAGATGTGCCTGAACATCGCCGCGGACCTCAACCTGCAGCCGGACCAGGTCAACGTGAAGGCCACGACCACGGAGAAGCTCGGGTTTACCGGCCGCGGCGAGGGCATCGCGGCGCAGGCGATCTGCCTGCTCGCGTAG
- the ispD gene encoding 2-C-methyl-D-erythritol 4-phosphate cytidylyltransferase, whose protein sequence is MPKIFALVPAAGQGTRIGDAVPKQYIPLAGKPMMFHALETLASVSRIHAVIAILAPLDRHWGEYDWSEFPEKIEAVFSGGKNRAESVTNALAHLDARIAKDDWVLVHDAARPCITKSLLEQFLDEVENDPVGGLLAMPLADTLKRAEETLRVAETIPRDGLWRAQTPQMFRCGLLRRSLAQRPESTDESSAVEQMLGNAPKLVQGDNTNLKVTFAEDLELAEMILLRRQMVEA, encoded by the coding sequence ATGCCGAAAATATTCGCACTCGTGCCCGCCGCGGGGCAGGGCACGCGCATCGGGGATGCCGTACCCAAGCAATACATCCCGCTTGCCGGAAAGCCCATGATGTTCCATGCGCTGGAGACGCTGGCGTCGGTGTCGCGCATCCACGCGGTCATCGCGATCCTGGCCCCGCTCGACCGCCACTGGGGCGAATATGACTGGAGCGAGTTCCCCGAGAAGATCGAGGCTGTCTTTTCCGGCGGCAAGAACCGCGCGGAAAGCGTGACCAACGCGCTCGCCCACCTCGATGCGCGCATCGCCAAGGACGACTGGGTGTTGGTCCACGACGCGGCGCGTCCCTGCATCACGAAGTCGCTGCTGGAGCAGTTCCTCGACGAGGTGGAGAACGATCCCGTCGGCGGCCTCCTCGCCATGCCGCTCGCGGATACGCTGAAGCGCGCCGAGGAAACGCTGCGCGTGGCGGAGACCATCCCGCGCGACGGCCTCTGGCGGGCGCAAACACCGCAGATGTTCCGTTGCGGGCTGCTGCGCCGCAGCCTCGCGCAGCGTCCCGAGTCGACAGACGAATCCAGCGCCGTGGAGCAGATGCTCGGCAACGCCCCGAAGCTGGTCCAGGGCGACAACACCAACCTCAAGGTCACGTTCGCGGAGGATCTCGAGCTGGCCGAGATGATCCTGCTGCGCAGGCAGATGGTGGAGGCGTAA